CGTTTGGATTGTTTCCGCGCGATCCGCCCCTGTCTCCGCCGCCTGTCTCTTTGCTCCCGCCGCCAATGTTTCCGTCACGTCCGGGACCGAAGCCGTCGCCCTCGCCTTCACCAATGCCGGTGCCTTTGCCCGTGCCCACACCTCCGTCATCACCCGACCCGTTCGACGGCGTCTTAGATTTCGACCGTGGATCGCCATACGACGAGTAATCGAGTTTCCGCCATAACGCCGGATCGAGATCGATGCCGGCAACCGGCAGCGCCTGCGGAAATCGCACCGCCGCCGTTGGAATCGGCGCGGGAATCTCTGACGGAGTTGGGATGCGGCCCTGCGACGAAGGCAACCGCGAACCGTCTCCCCCGCCTCCGCCGCCGCGTGAACGGGCAGCCTCAGGACGGGAACCTTCGCCACGTCCGCGTTCAAATCCGACGCGGCCTTTTTCGCCGGCGCCGATCCCCGGGTCAGACTTGTTGTCTAGAGTCTCTGGGAAATTAATGGTGGTAACGACCTGAAGATCATCAGGCTCGTCTTCCTGAGCTCGATTGGCCGGACGCTGGTCCAGCAGGGCGACGATCAGAATCGCCGACAGGACAACCATGATCGATGTAGCTAATCCGGCGGCGACCTGCGGCCGGCTGAAGGCGTGCTTCAAGATCTGGCCGAGATGGCTGGCTTCGGCTTTGATCACTCCGACCGGATCTTCTTTGAAGTCCGGCCAGCGCTTTTTGAATCGGCTGATTAAGAAACCGAGTTCGGCCAGCAATCTGTGCGAGAGTGGCACATCGGAAAGCAGTGTCAGCGCAAATTGGGTTGAACGAGAGGTACCAGGCCGATCGACGCGCGAATTAACATTCATCGCAAGCTCCTTGTTCTTAGGCGGACGTGAACGTTGGAGGGGAGAACTTGGGACACAGTTCAACTTGGCCCGCTACAACACGTGCGCGGATCAACGTGACGATCCGGGGAGACCTAATAGGTATTACGGGAGACTAGTGAAAGGTTACGAAGAAAAAAATGTTATCCGCAGATTCGCAGATTTCATAGATAGGAAACTCGGTCTTTGGTCTTTGGTCTTAGTTCCTTTGCCTCCTGCCGTCTGCTCACTGCTCACTGCTCACTGCTCACTGCTCACTGCTCAGAGACGGATTACTTCAGCTTGAAGGTCCGTGCGATTTGATCCGTCTGATTGCGGATCCGCGAGAGCTTATCGCGCATGCCGGTAAACCTAAGCGCATAAACAGTGCGGTCATCGGCTTGCAGGTAATAAGTGCGGCCCGCCATCGGCTTGCCGGCCTGGGTGAACTCGTACGAGACGGTGACGCCCGTCATGCGACCAGTGAAATTGTCTTCCTTGCCATCGACGTAGCCCGGCAGGAAGCGGACTTTCTGCTCCTGATCCCGCCGCGCGAATTCGCGTACGGTCAGGCCTTCATCCAGCTTCTCCTTGCGAATTCGCATGTAGCCGTCGTTCCGATCGTTGTAAACGAACTCGGCATGCTGGTGCATTTCATCGGGCTCGTCCACCAGCCGCCACATCGGCGACGGGAAGTCGACAATGTATTCAACCTTCGCACTGGTGTAGCTGTGGCTTTGGGCCGCAACCGAAGTTCCAATGGCTGAGAGGCCAAGTACTGCAAACAAAGAAAGAAACGTTAAGGCTGAGCGCAAGGGGATACTCCTTTTCAAGTTAATGCGGTGTTTAAGATGCCGCATCCGGTGTCGATGTTGTCCCGGATTAGGGT
The nucleotide sequence above comes from Pyrinomonadaceae bacterium. Encoded proteins:
- a CDS encoding energy transducer TonB, with translation MNVNSRVDRPGTSRSTQFALTLLSDVPLSHRLLAELGFLISRFKKRWPDFKEDPVGVIKAEASHLGQILKHAFSRPQVAAGLATSIMVVLSAILIVALLDQRPANRAQEDEPDDLQVVTTINFPETLDNKSDPGIGAGEKGRVGFERGRGEGSRPEAARSRGGGGGGDGSRLPSSQGRIPTPSEIPAPIPTAAVRFPQALPVAGIDLDPALWRKLDYSSYGDPRSKSKTPSNGSGDDGGVGTGKGTGIGEGEGDGFGPGRDGNIGGGSKETGGGDRGGSRGNNPNDDKDRVYRSPEVSTRPRVIAKPEPQYTEQARRDQVTGTVVLRVVFSSSGQVTNINAVQKLGGGLTEKAIAAARQIRFLPAMRNGQPVSMYMQLEYNFNLY